In a single window of the Blastocatellia bacterium genome:
- a CDS encoding condensation domain-containing protein — translation PGMVGELYIGGAAVGRGYVSEAAETASRFVPDGWSGEAGARLYRTGDVVKYSGDGELEYLGRSDQQVKVRGYRVELGEIEAAVNEEAGVKASAVVVRDEAVSGPQVVCYVVGEDGAEVSGKQLREGLSRRLPEYMVPAVFVKLAELPLTANGKLDRKALPAPTAELPGEGEAGAAENVIEELVGGIFSEVLGQAEVSVEANFFELGGHSLLATQVVSRVREVLGVEVPLRVVFEEPTVRGLAAAVQQQQQRQGMVISATPIERASRESELPLSFAQQRLWFIHQLEPDSTTYNVIRSVKLIGELNVGALAQSLGEIVRRHEVLRTRFELRQQQAVQVIEAEARVRLRLWELSALPAEEREAVTHEVVRQESSRGFDLRGGPVLRAALLRLAVDEHILVVVMHHIASDGWSTGVLVSEFSRLYEAYSQGRPSELAELAIQYADYAVWQRQWLTDEILDNQLLYWVEQLRGAPEGLRLPYDKQRPGIQSFVGNTYTFSLDTKETERLEGLCRLVGVTQFMVLLAAWQTLLYRYSGQEDICVGTPIANRNRKETEGMIGFLINTLVMRTNLQGNPTFREVLKRVREVALQAYTNQNVPFERIVEALQPGRSLSRSPLFDVWFSLGNVPRSDLKVNGLEIRQVEIDAGVSKFDLALIAGKSKSGFNLTLEYNSGLFSAEKITTVARHLRNLLHAVTLSPDVEILDLSLDQEGRACEPAALSDQTQSELAQPAFQFE, via the coding sequence GCCGGGGATGGTAGGCGAGCTCTACATCGGCGGGGCGGCGGTGGGGCGGGGGTATGTGAGCGAAGCGGCGGAGACGGCCTCGCGGTTCGTGCCGGACGGGTGGAGCGGGGAGGCTGGGGCGCGGCTGTATCGGACGGGGGACGTGGTGAAGTACAGCGGCGATGGCGAGCTGGAGTACCTAGGGAGAAGCGACCAGCAGGTGAAGGTGCGAGGGTATCGGGTAGAGCTGGGAGAGATCGAGGCGGCGGTCAACGAGGAGGCGGGGGTGAAGGCGAGCGCCGTGGTGGTGCGCGATGAGGCGGTGAGCGGGCCGCAGGTGGTCTGCTACGTGGTGGGCGAGGATGGGGCGGAGGTGAGCGGCAAGCAGCTGCGGGAGGGGTTGAGCCGGCGGCTGCCGGAGTACATGGTGCCGGCGGTGTTCGTGAAGCTGGCGGAGCTGCCGCTGACGGCCAACGGCAAGCTCGACCGCAAGGCGCTGCCGGCGCCGACGGCAGAATTACCCGGAGAGGGTGAGGCAGGGGCGGCAGAGAATGTCATCGAGGAGTTGGTAGGAGGGATCTTCAGTGAGGTGCTGGGGCAGGCAGAGGTGAGCGTCGAGGCGAACTTCTTCGAGCTGGGTGGCCACTCGCTGCTGGCGACGCAGGTGGTGTCGCGGGTGCGCGAGGTGCTGGGAGTGGAAGTCCCGCTGCGGGTGGTGTTCGAGGAGCCGACGGTGCGAGGGCTGGCGGCGGCTGTGCAGCAACAGCAGCAGCGGCAAGGCATGGTCATCTCCGCGACTCCGATTGAGCGCGCGAGTCGAGAGAGCGAGTTGCCGCTGTCGTTCGCGCAGCAGCGGCTGTGGTTCATCCATCAACTGGAGCCTGATAGCACGACATATAATGTGATTCGCTCGGTGAAGCTCATAGGCGAGCTGAACGTAGGAGCCTTGGCGCAGAGCCTGGGAGAGATCGTGAGGCGGCACGAGGTGCTGCGGACGCGCTTCGAGCTGCGGCAGCAACAAGCCGTGCAGGTGATCGAAGCCGAGGCCAGGGTGCGACTGCGGCTGTGGGAACTCAGTGCGCTGCCGGCAGAGGAGCGCGAGGCGGTGACCCACGAAGTGGTGCGGCAGGAGAGCAGTCGAGGGTTTGATCTGCGAGGCGGGCCGGTGCTGCGGGCGGCGCTGCTGCGGCTGGCGGTTGATGAGCACATCCTGGTAGTCGTGATGCATCACATCGCTTCGGACGGCTGGTCAACGGGGGTGCTGGTGAGTGAGTTCAGCCGGCTCTACGAGGCCTATAGCCAGGGCCGGCCCTCAGAGCTGGCCGAGCTGGCGATCCAGTATGCCGATTATGCCGTGTGGCAACGCCAGTGGCTAACCGACGAAATCCTCGACAATCAACTCCTTTACTGGGTGGAACAACTAAGGGGCGCGCCAGAAGGATTAAGGCTTCCATATGATAAGCAACGGCCTGGAATCCAGAGCTTCGTGGGCAATACCTATACATTCAGCTTAGACACGAAGGAGACAGAAAGGCTGGAAGGATTATGTCGCCTGGTCGGGGTGACGCAATTTATGGTGCTGTTAGCAGCCTGGCAGACTTTGCTCTACCGGTATAGCGGCCAGGAAGATATATGCGTCGGTACTCCGATTGCTAATCGCAACCGGAAGGAAACGGAAGGCATGATCGGTTTCTTGATAAATACGCTCGTGATGAGGACAAATCTTCAGGGCAATCCGACATTTCGTGAGGTGCTGAAAAGGGTGCGGGAGGTGGCGCTACAGGCCTATACGAACCAGAATGTGCCTTTTGAAAGAATTGTGGAAGCGTTGCAACCAGGCCGGAGCTTGAGTAGATCTCCACTATTCGATGTCTGGTTCTCGCTCGGGAACGTGCCGCGGTCGGACCTTAAGGTAAATGGGTTGGAGATCAGGCAGGTCGAGATCGACGCGGGCGTTTCTAAGTTCGACCTGGCCTTAATTGCCGGCAAGTCGAAGTCCGGTTTTAATCTGACGCTCGAATATAATTCGGGTTTGTTCAGCGCCGAAAAAATCACAACCGTTGCCCGTCATCTCCGTAATCTACTGCACGCCGTCACTCTCTCTCCTGACGTTGAGATTCTTGACCTAAGTCTCGATCAAGAAGGCCGCGCTTGCGAACCCGCAGCCCTTTCTGATCAGA